A genomic stretch from Methanomassiliicoccales archaeon includes:
- a CDS encoding helix-turn-helix domain-containing protein — protein sequence MTMRQIDTLVDAFQSGYFETPAKIDAEEMARHLGVSRSTFTEHLRKAEAKLIANVFPVLKMV from the coding sequence ATGACGATGAGACAAATCGATACACTCGTCGATGCGTTTCAATCAGGATACTTCGAAACACCGGCAAAGATCGATGCAGAGGAAATGGCGCGTCACCTCGGCGTTTCAAGATCCACGTTCACGGAACACTTACGCAAAGCTGAGGCAAAGCTCATTGCGAACGTTTTTCCAGTGTTGAAAATGGTATAA
- a CDS encoding cobalt transporter, with protein sequence MTEKTLLKAIVGIIILFAIGLVFYFIFSAPYGDGLEKTMENAGVEEGEPVYHAPLDYGEDYVTAFFAGLLGFGLVFGISYAYFKIAGKKKESKEAK encoded by the coding sequence GTGACCGAGAAGACCTTGCTGAAGGCGATCGTTGGCATCATCATTCTCTTTGCAATAGGACTCGTCTTTTACTTCATCTTTTCCGCCCCCTACGGAGACGGACTTGAAAAGACGATGGAAAATGCGGGCGTGGAAGAGGGAGAGCCAGTCTATCACGCACCCCTTGACTATGGCGAAGACTACGTGACGGCATTCTTCGCTGGGCTCCTGGGCTTCGGCCTCGTCTTCGGCATTTCGTATGCCTACTTCAAAATCGCAGGAAAAAAGAAGGAAAGTAAGGAAGCAAAATGA
- a CDS encoding energy-coupling factor ABC transporter permease, with protein MHIPDGLMAPEILAIGWMIALAVIAFSVFKVNKKIDEKTVPLMAILAAGIFVAQMLNFPIFGGTTGHLVGAALAAVLVGPYAAVIILTVILVIQCFVFGDGGLTALGLNLTNMAVIGTFVAWGTYKLFPEKLEKVGVVAAAWASVFVAAFACALELAASFSISSGAYGIEAAISLPSMLGYHAVIGIGEGIITGAIFLYLTKVAPEIIKTRKPTEEVTT; from the coding sequence ATGCACATTCCTGATGGGCTCATGGCGCCCGAGATCCTTGCAATTGGATGGATGATCGCACTCGCAGTCATTGCGTTTTCAGTCTTCAAAGTGAACAAGAAAATCGATGAGAAAACAGTTCCTCTGATGGCGATTCTTGCCGCAGGGATTTTCGTCGCACAGATGCTCAATTTTCCGATCTTTGGCGGGACGACTGGTCATCTTGTTGGGGCCGCGCTTGCCGCTGTGCTTGTCGGTCCGTACGCGGCCGTGATTATTCTGACAGTCATTCTCGTGATTCAGTGCTTTGTTTTCGGTGACGGTGGACTTACTGCGTTAGGTCTTAATCTCACAAACATGGCCGTCATCGGCACCTTTGTTGCTTGGGGCACCTACAAACTCTTTCCCGAGAAGTTGGAGAAGGTTGGCGTTGTTGCCGCCGCGTGGGCATCGGTCTTCGTGGCGGCCTTCGCCTGTGCGCTTGAACTCGCAGCGAGTTTCAGCATCTCGAGTGGTGCTTACGGCATTGAGGCGGCGATTTCGCTCCCTTCGATGCTCGGATATCACGCGGTCATTGGAATTGGCGAGGGAATCATTACTGGTGCAATCTTCCTTTATCTGACAAAAGTTGCGCCTGAGATCATAAAGACGAGAAAACCGACTGAGGAGGTGACAACGTGA
- the hemC gene encoding hydroxymethylbilane synthase, which yields MIVGTRGSKLALAQTSIFVDAFRKKFPDVDIEIRKIVTTGDRIRDRPLSAVGGFGAFVKELDREILEGKIDVAVNSLKDMPVKLTEGTCLAAVLPRGPVEDVIIPPLPLEKLPPRSIVGTSSIRRKALLMSKRDDLVIKDMRGNVTTRLRKLESKEYDAIVMARVGLERIGFEGHFLPLDPEEFIPAVGQGAIAVVCKKGSEYEKMLKSIEDPVTRMEVDAERFILRALGGGCSVPIGLWAKVDGESIRIRGIVLTETGKQLAKVDQTFNVEMIPQALDEIVSELRKGMEGDHR from the coding sequence ATGATCGTCGGCACGCGCGGAAGCAAACTCGCACTTGCTCAAACATCGATTTTCGTCGACGCCTTTAGGAAGAAGTTTCCAGACGTTGATATTGAAATCAGAAAAATCGTCACGACTGGCGATAGAATCAGAGATCGCCCGTTGAGTGCCGTCGGCGGATTCGGTGCTTTCGTTAAGGAGCTTGACAGAGAGATACTCGAAGGAAAAATCGATGTCGCTGTGAACAGCCTTAAGGATATGCCAGTTAAATTGACCGAAGGGACATGTCTCGCCGCTGTACTTCCTAGAGGTCCGGTCGAGGATGTGATCATCCCTCCATTGCCGTTGGAAAAACTTCCACCTCGTTCTATTGTTGGGACGTCAAGTATTAGAAGAAAAGCGCTACTGATGAGCAAGAGGGACGACCTTGTTATCAAGGATATGAGGGGCAACGTGACAACGCGCCTACGCAAGCTCGAATCAAAAGAATATGACGCGATCGTCATGGCAAGGGTAGGACTGGAGCGAATAGGATTTGAGGGTCATTTCCTCCCGCTCGACCCTGAAGAATTTATCCCAGCGGTTGGCCAGGGCGCGATTGCAGTCGTCTGCAAGAAGGGTTCGGAATACGAGAAGATGTTGAAGTCTATTGAAGATCCAGTAACGAGGATGGAGGTTGATGCGGAGCGATTTATCTTGAGGGCACTTGGCGGTGGATGTTCCGTTCCGATCGGTCTATGGGCTAAGGTTGATGGCGAGAGTATAAGGATCAGGGGGATTGTCCTGACCGAGACTGGTAAGCAACTGGCGAAGGTTGATCAAACTTTCAACGTCGAGATGATTCCGCAAGCTCTCGATGAAATTGTTTCTGAATTGAGAAAAGGAATGGAAGGCGATCATCGATGA
- the arsM gene encoding arsenite methyltransferase, translating into MSNDPSTRDGQNSVIRTAVIDRYSRVATEGKSCCDSSAGTREIIKIYSEKELALVPEEVKKSNCACGNPVAIAELKPGQVVLDLGSGAGLDVLLASQKVGHGGRVIGVDATDEMVIKADKVVKSMGLRNVEFRKGFIENLPVEDNSVDVVISNCVINLVTDKERVFREAYRVLKSRGKLAISDRVLIGDLPSEAKTNLELWSACVSGAIPEGEYLSMIEAAGFVDVRVTDRRVYTDDEVISLAKTVIDEAKRLGREALDEKIVARAFLAIANDHIVAYKP; encoded by the coding sequence ATGTCTAATGATCCCAGTACAAGAGACGGACAAAATAGTGTGATACGCACCGCCGTCATCGATCGATATTCAAGAGTGGCGACCGAAGGAAAATCATGCTGCGATTCGTCCGCAGGGACGAGAGAAATCATCAAGATATATTCGGAAAAGGAATTGGCGTTAGTGCCGGAAGAAGTAAAGAAATCAAACTGTGCATGCGGAAACCCTGTGGCGATCGCGGAACTTAAGCCTGGCCAGGTTGTGCTCGATCTGGGTAGTGGCGCCGGACTCGACGTGTTGCTTGCTTCGCAGAAAGTCGGTCATGGGGGGAGGGTCATTGGGGTCGATGCAACGGATGAGATGGTCATCAAAGCAGACAAAGTGGTGAAATCCATGGGTCTCAGGAATGTGGAATTCAGGAAAGGCTTCATCGAGAATCTTCCCGTCGAGGACAATTCCGTGGACGTCGTAATAAGCAATTGTGTGATCAATCTGGTCACCGATAAAGAAAGAGTCTTCCGTGAGGCTTACAGGGTTCTCAAATCCAGGGGGAAGCTTGCGATCTCGGACAGGGTTCTCATTGGCGATTTGCCATCTGAAGCGAAAACGAATCTTGAACTCTGGAGCGCCTGTGTCTCAGGTGCGATCCCAGAAGGAGAATATCTCTCGATGATTGAAGCGGCTGGCTTTGTTGATGTGAGAGTAACGGATCGCAGAGTCTACACAGATGATGAAGTGATATCACTCGCCAAAACGGTGATCGACGAAGCGAAAAGGCTCGGCAGGGAAGCGCTCGACGAGAAGATCGTCGCAAGGGCTTTTCTTGCAATTGCAAACGATCATATCGTCGCCTATAAGCCATAA
- a CDS encoding flavodoxin family protein has protein sequence MKVIAFNGSPRKNGNTYHALEIVLAELRNEGIETDLIQLGSEKIEGCNACNACFKNKDGKCVIDTDNINKYIEMIKEADGMLLGSPVYFGNVTSQMKAFIDRVGFVSRVNGDMFKRKVGAGIAVQRRAGALATFSDLNYFFLIGQWIVVGSSYWNVATATKPGDILNDKEGVETLKTLGKNMAWVLKKLAD, from the coding sequence ATGAAGGTAATCGCATTCAACGGAAGTCCGAGAAAAAATGGCAACACCTATCACGCGCTGGAAATCGTGCTTGCAGAACTGAGGAATGAAGGGATTGAAACCGATCTAATACAGCTCGGGAGCGAAAAGATCGAAGGATGTAACGCGTGCAACGCCTGCTTTAAGAACAAGGATGGCAAGTGCGTGATTGACACCGATAATATCAACAAGTATATCGAAATGATAAAAGAAGCTGATGGGATGTTGCTCGGGTCCCCCGTCTATTTCGGCAACGTGACATCCCAGATGAAGGCGTTCATTGACCGCGTTGGTTTCGTGTCAAGGGTCAATGGAGATATGTTCAAGCGGAAGGTCGGCGCTGGCATCGCTGTACAGAGGAGAGCAGGGGCGCTGGCAACGTTCTCCGATCTGAATTACTTCTTCCTCATCGGCCAGTGGATTGTGGTGGGGTCAAGTTATTGGAATGTTGCAACTGCTACGAAACCCGGGGATATTTTGAACGACAAGGAAGGCGTTGAGACCCTCAAGACGCTGGGCAAAAATATGGCGTGGGTCCTGAAGAAGCTCGCAGATTGA
- a CDS encoding uroporphyrinogen-III synthase — translation MMRLAIMRPEEKIGESIEIAKCLGFEPICASPLKVKIVDSPDYDAFLQYAILGQIDIVIITSAIGARAMIELADKRGRRDDLIEALKRICIVTIGLETAKSIESMGIRVDMMPKTFSSEGVIEMLLSSSIKGKRVFLLRSDKGERKLVEKLRESHAEVTEIVIYSLVPDIEDPGLSKIIDALVAGDLNILAFTSPLSAKVFLDAAMTKYPERIISDALDRSIVAAIGEPTKRMLESCGVRVDVVPPRATFESLVHAIKSRIFK, via the coding sequence TTGATGCGTCTCGCTATCATGCGGCCAGAAGAAAAGATAGGAGAATCGATCGAGATTGCGAAGTGTTTGGGATTTGAGCCGATCTGCGCCTCGCCGTTGAAAGTGAAGATCGTCGACTCTCCCGACTATGATGCATTTCTTCAATATGCAATTCTAGGACAGATCGATATCGTAATCATCACGAGCGCGATCGGCGCGAGGGCGATGATTGAGCTGGCTGACAAGAGGGGGAGAAGGGACGATTTGATTGAGGCTTTAAAGCGAATCTGCATCGTCACGATCGGTCTCGAGACAGCGAAATCGATTGAGAGCATGGGAATCCGCGTTGATATGATGCCAAAGACGTTTTCATCGGAAGGCGTTATCGAAATGTTGTTATCGTCGTCTATTAAAGGAAAGAGAGTATTCCTCCTTCGATCGGACAAGGGAGAAAGGAAGCTTGTTGAGAAGTTGAGGGAATCTCATGCTGAGGTCACTGAGATTGTCATTTATTCACTTGTGCCAGATATTGAAGACCCTGGTTTGTCGAAAATCATCGACGCCCTGGTCGCAGGGGATTTGAACATTCTTGCCTTCACGAGTCCTTTGTCGGCAAAAGTCTTTCTTGATGCAGCGATGACAAAGTACCCCGAAAGAATCATCAGCGACGCGCTTGACCGTTCGATCGTTGCGGCGATCGGGGAGCCGACGAAACGAATGTTGGAATCATGTGGAGTCAGGGTTGACGTGGTGCCTCCAAGGGCGACATTCGAAAGTCTTGTCCACGCAATCAAGAGTAGGATTTTTAAATGA
- the cbiQ gene encoding cobalt ECF transporter T component CbiQ has product MKHHEIDQYAKQSPLCNFDPRVKIASTVIFIISIALLRELTPLIISLLFLLLIVAASRIPPIHIVKSYVLALPFAVFASLTMWYSSGSEEAAAMFLRITDSVLALILLVSTTPFFEFLKALRWFKVPAIIISLLLFTYRFIFVFIDELERMKLAREARGFNGGKSLLNVEALRTIAYTAGMVLVRSHSRANNIYSALLSRGYTGEVRTLSHLRAKPRDAVFAAAFIGMSLMSLFIQAGVIIWTL; this is encoded by the coding sequence ATGAAACATCATGAAATCGATCAGTACGCGAAGCAATCGCCACTCTGCAACTTCGATCCAAGGGTTAAAATCGCAAGTACAGTCATCTTCATCATCTCGATTGCCCTGCTCCGAGAACTAACTCCGTTGATCATTTCCCTTCTTTTTCTCCTCCTCATTGTAGCGGCCTCCCGTATTCCTCCAATCCACATCGTGAAATCCTACGTCTTGGCGCTTCCATTCGCCGTATTCGCCTCCCTTACGATGTGGTACTCTTCAGGATCTGAGGAGGCCGCCGCAATGTTCCTTCGAATCACCGATTCGGTCCTCGCGCTTATCCTTCTTGTCTCAACAACACCATTTTTCGAATTCCTGAAGGCACTCCGATGGTTTAAAGTCCCAGCGATCATCATTTCGCTCCTTCTCTTTACATATCGATTCATCTTCGTTTTTATCGATGAATTGGAAAGAATGAAGCTCGCGCGTGAGGCGCGTGGATTCAACGGAGGAAAGAGTCTTCTGAACGTTGAAGCACTCCGCACAATCGCTTACACAGCTGGGATGGTCCTCGTGCGATCACACAGCAGAGCGAACAATATTTATTCCGCCTTGCTTTCTCGTGGCTACACGGGTGAGGTGAGGACACTGAGCCACCTACGAGCGAAACCCCGCGACGCGGTCTTCGCCGCAGCGTTCATTGGTATGTCCCTCATGTCCCTCTTCATCCAGGCCGGTGTGATCATTTGGACGCTCTGA
- a CDS encoding ABC transporter ATP-binding protein, with product MKLVNVSYTYVDGVQALENVSLKISEGERVAIVGPNGAGKSTLLRILAGLYFPSAGNVEIMGTALSKKDAERLRKYIGFLFQDPDDQIFMPTVWDDVAFGPINLGLPEEEVKKRVREAMKMAGIEGYEERVPHHLSFGEKKRVAIAGVLAMKAPILLLDEPTANLDPQGRRDLVNILDSVSQTVVLATHDLSVAFELTNRAIVLKKSIIFDGKPSELVERPDVLASANLELPSMLRLMDRWRRTSDRKFRLPLTVDEALKIIDEECRKNDK from the coding sequence CTGAAACTCGTGAACGTCTCGTACACCTATGTCGACGGTGTACAAGCATTAGAAAATGTGTCGCTGAAGATTTCGGAAGGGGAAAGAGTTGCGATTGTAGGTCCGAACGGTGCTGGAAAGAGTACACTACTTCGAATTCTCGCTGGTCTCTATTTTCCGAGTGCTGGAAACGTGGAAATCATGGGTACGGCACTCTCAAAAAAAGATGCTGAGCGTCTGAGAAAATACATCGGTTTTCTATTCCAAGATCCAGATGATCAGATTTTTATGCCGACGGTCTGGGACGATGTCGCTTTTGGCCCAATCAACTTAGGCCTGCCTGAAGAGGAAGTCAAAAAGAGGGTGAGGGAGGCGATGAAAATGGCCGGCATTGAAGGATATGAGGAAAGAGTACCGCACCATTTGAGTTTCGGTGAGAAGAAGAGAGTTGCGATCGCAGGGGTGCTCGCGATGAAAGCGCCGATTCTTCTTCTTGATGAACCAACAGCGAATCTCGACCCCCAAGGAAGAAGGGACCTTGTCAATATTCTTGACTCGGTTTCGCAGACGGTCGTGCTGGCAACGCACGATCTTTCCGTTGCATTCGAATTGACAAATCGAGCGATCGTATTGAAAAAGTCGATTATTTTTGATGGGAAACCATCAGAACTCGTCGAGAGACCAGATGTTCTCGCAAGTGCGAATCTTGAATTGCCATCGATGCTCAGGCTGATGGACCGGTGGCGCCGCACGAGCGACAGAAAATTCCGCCTCCCATTGACGGTCGATGAAGCGCTCAAGATCATCGATGAAGAGTGCCGTAAAAACGATAAATGA
- the cobA gene encoding uroporphyrinogen-III C-methyltransferase yields MNARKGEVFLVGAGPGDPDLITVKGRAIIEKADVIVHDFLVPKELLSVAKKGAEIIDVSKRGGEHLMEQAAINEILLEKAREGKIVVRLKGGDPFLFGRGGEEAEFLKRNGIDVHVIPGVTSAIAVPALAGIPVTHRGYSSAFTVITGHESADKEKEVLNWNALSSIGGTIVILMGVSAMERNVKRLLAGGLDPETPAAVIEKGATAEERVVTGPLSRISEICRKESIKPPALMVIGHVVSLRDTLGDLR; encoded by the coding sequence ATGAATGCTAGAAAGGGAGAAGTTTTTCTGGTGGGGGCAGGACCGGGCGATCCGGATCTAATTACGGTGAAGGGAAGGGCAATCATCGAGAAGGCGGACGTGATCGTGCATGACTTCTTGGTCCCGAAGGAGCTCCTCTCGGTTGCGAAAAAAGGGGCGGAAATTATTGACGTGAGCAAGAGGGGGGGCGAGCATCTGATGGAACAGGCGGCAATCAATGAGATTCTTTTGGAGAAAGCGAGGGAAGGGAAGATCGTTGTCAGGCTGAAAGGCGGCGATCCCTTTTTATTCGGTAGGGGCGGGGAAGAGGCTGAGTTTTTGAAAAGGAACGGAATCGATGTGCATGTGATTCCTGGTGTGACCTCAGCGATCGCTGTCCCTGCCCTTGCAGGTATCCCGGTCACGCATCGGGGTTATTCATCGGCCTTCACTGTCATCACGGGTCATGAGAGTGCCGATAAGGAAAAAGAGGTTCTCAACTGGAATGCGCTCTCGTCCATCGGCGGCACGATTGTCATCCTTATGGGGGTTTCGGCGATGGAGCGAAATGTGAAGAGACTTTTGGCCGGAGGACTCGATCCGGAGACGCCTGCCGCGGTTATTGAAAAAGGGGCGACAGCAGAGGAACGTGTCGTCACTGGTCCGTTGTCAAGAATCTCGGAGATTTGTAGAAAGGAATCGATCAAACCGCCAGCATTGATGGTCATTGGTCACGTTGTTTCTTTAAGAGACACCCTAGGTGATTTGCGTTGA